A stretch of the Thiomicrorhabdus xiamenensis genome encodes the following:
- a CDS encoding 3'-5' exonuclease — protein sequence MSWLKKKIAQHRRERNRRSLKDSTYQFLFDETKEEYVCFDCETTGLNPAKDRIVSLSAVRISGDRILTSQGINFLVAQTDSISEESIKVHQIRNQDLQQQQGSLLSEEEAVRRFLHFIRGATLVGYYLEFDVAMVNRILKQWLGIELPNPRIEVSELYYDLRAKEHLYGVYQPAVDLSFEEILKHLQLPNFGQHNAFNDALMTALIFVKLRKLQQTSF from the coding sequence ATGAGCTGGTTGAAGAAAAAAATTGCACAGCATCGCCGGGAGCGCAACCGACGCAGCCTTAAGGATTCAACGTACCAGTTTCTCTTCGACGAAACGAAAGAGGAATATGTCTGTTTTGATTGTGAAACAACCGGGCTGAATCCAGCCAAGGATCGCATCGTTTCTCTGAGTGCGGTCAGAATTTCGGGAGATCGCATTCTGACCAGTCAGGGAATTAATTTTCTAGTCGCGCAAACCGATTCGATCAGCGAAGAAAGTATCAAGGTGCACCAAATCCGTAATCAGGATCTGCAACAGCAACAGGGCAGTCTGTTGAGCGAAGAGGAAGCGGTCAGGCGTTTTCTGCATTTTATCCGTGGCGCAACTCTGGTCGGTTACTATCTGGAATTTGATGTTGCTATGGTCAATCGCATCTTAAAACAATGGTTGGGGATTGAATTGCCGAATCCAAGGATTGAGGTTTCCGAGCTATATTATGACTTGCGCGCTAAAGAACATTTGTATGGGGTCTATCAGCCGGCAGTGGATTTGTCTTTCGAGGAAATTCTCAAGCATTTGCAGTTACCGAATTTCGGACAGCATAACGCCTTTAATGATGCGCTGATGACGGCACTGATTTTTGTTAAGCTGCGCAAATTGCAGCAAACATCGTTCTAA
- the acs gene encoding acetate--CoA ligase, translating into MSNIESILTENRVFEVSDEIKKTFSVSEEKLAEMRAKAAEDHVGFWSDLAREKLSWSKPFTVGLDDSKAPHYKWFTDGELNVSYNCIDRHLQDKSDKTAIIFEGDRGDIERYTYKELHDQVCRFANTLTAQGVEKGDRVIIYMPMIPQAVIAMQACARIGAIHSVVFGGFSAEALRDRIVDAGAKMVITTNGSRRGGKTIPLKHAVDTALEKGCEQVKKVIVYRRTDDEVEMQEGRDIDWLEAEAGMSNYHDPVAVDSEHPLFLLYTSGSTGKPKGVQHSSGGYLLNAHVTNEWMFDLNDNDVFWCTADVGWITGHSYVAYGPLSVGATMVMFEGVPTYPDAGRFWQVCQDHGVTVFYTAPTAIRALMKFGADLPKQYDLEKLRLLGTVGEPINPEAWMWYHDVIGQGRCPIIDTWWQTETGAHMIAPFPVTPLKPGSCTQPLPGIDAVILDEEGNELIGNEGGLLAIKQPWPSMIRNVWGDEERYRNTYFPLEGKPYYVVGDSAHRDADGYFWILGRVDDVLNVSGHRLGTMEIESALVSHAKVAEAAVVGRPHDVKGEAVAAFVVLNVDLPEGDERDALVQELRNWVSQEIGPIAKPDDIRFGTNLPKTRSGKIMRRLLRAIAKGEEITQDTSTLEDPTILDQFQKK; encoded by the coding sequence ATGTCGAATATTGAATCAATCCTAACGGAAAATCGCGTATTTGAAGTCAGCGATGAAATTAAAAAGACGTTTTCTGTCAGTGAAGAAAAACTGGCAGAAATGCGTGCCAAGGCTGCCGAAGACCATGTGGGTTTTTGGTCTGATCTGGCGCGAGAGAAACTGAGCTGGAGTAAACCCTTCACCGTTGGTCTGGATGACTCTAAAGCCCCGCACTACAAATGGTTCACCGACGGTGAATTGAATGTTTCCTATAACTGTATCGATCGTCACCTGCAGGATAAAAGCGACAAAACAGCGATTATCTTCGAAGGTGATCGCGGTGATATCGAACGCTACACCTATAAAGAACTGCATGATCAGGTATGTCGTTTTGCCAATACACTGACGGCTCAAGGCGTAGAGAAAGGCGATCGCGTTATTATCTATATGCCGATGATCCCGCAGGCGGTCATTGCCATGCAAGCGTGTGCCCGTATCGGTGCCATTCACTCTGTTGTGTTCGGTGGCTTCTCGGCCGAGGCATTGCGTGACCGTATTGTCGATGCCGGTGCCAAAATGGTGATCACTACCAACGGCAGTCGCCGTGGTGGTAAGACCATTCCTTTGAAGCACGCAGTGGACACGGCTCTGGAAAAAGGGTGTGAACAGGTTAAGAAGGTAATTGTTTATCGTCGTACCGACGATGAAGTGGAAATGCAGGAAGGGCGTGATATCGACTGGTTGGAAGCCGAAGCCGGTATGAGTAACTATCATGATCCAGTCGCAGTGGATTCTGAACATCCTCTGTTTCTTCTGTATACCTCCGGTTCTACCGGTAAGCCGAAAGGGGTGCAACACAGCTCAGGCGGTTATCTGCTGAACGCGCATGTAACCAATGAGTGGATGTTTGACCTTAATGATAACGACGTTTTCTGGTGTACTGCCGATGTGGGCTGGATTACCGGACACTCTTATGTCGCTTACGGGCCGCTTTCGGTCGGTGCGACTATGGTCATGTTTGAAGGGGTTCCGACCTATCCGGATGCAGGGCGTTTCTGGCAGGTCTGTCAGGATCACGGTGTAACCGTTTTCTATACTGCGCCGACGGCAATTCGTGCATTGATGAAATTCGGTGCCGACCTTCCTAAGCAATATGATCTTGAAAAACTTCGCCTGCTTGGTACGGTTGGTGAGCCGATTAACCCGGAAGCCTGGATGTGGTATCACGATGTTATCGGTCAAGGTCGTTGCCCGATTATCGATACCTGGTGGCAGACAGAAACCGGTGCGCATATGATTGCACCTTTCCCGGTAACGCCTTTGAAGCCGGGTTCTTGTACTCAGCCACTGCCGGGTATTGACGCGGTTATTCTGGATGAAGAAGGGAATGAGCTGATCGGTAACGAAGGTGGTCTGCTGGCGATTAAGCAACCGTGGCCGTCGATGATTCGCAATGTATGGGGTGACGAAGAACGTTATCGCAATACTTACTTCCCTCTGGAAGGCAAGCCTTACTATGTCGTTGGTGACAGCGCGCACCGCGATGCTGACGGTTATTTCTGGATTCTGGGTCGTGTTGACGACGTTCTTAACGTTTCCGGTCACCGTTTGGGAACCATGGAAATCGAATCTGCGCTGGTATCGCACGCCAAAGTGGCCGAGGCTGCGGTTGTCGGCCGTCCGCACGATGTTAAAGGGGAAGCGGTTGCCGCTTTCGTGGTACTGAATGTCGATCTTCCTGAAGGCGATGAACGTGATGCGCTGGTTCAGGAACTGCGCAACTGGGTCTCGCAGGAGATCGGGCCGATCGCCAAGCCGGACGATATTCGTTTTGGTACTAACCTGCCGAAGACCCGTTCTGGTAAGATCATGCGCCGTCTTCTGCGTGCGATTGCCAAAGGCGAAGAGATTACTCAAGATACTTCGACTTTGGAAGATCCGACCATTCTGGATCAATTCCAGAAGAAGTAA
- the rimP gene encoding ribosome maturation factor RimP, translated as MRLEEKLENALKPTIESMGFEFWGLEYISAGRHSTLRLFVDREGGINVDDCADISHQVSAIMDVEDPISGAYNLEVSSPGLDRQLFKPEQFARYQGQTVQIRSAVDILGRKRFKGKMLKVDDQGVEIEVDGEIYPIPFDEIEKANLVPEF; from the coding sequence GTGAGATTAGAAGAGAAACTTGAAAATGCTTTAAAGCCAACGATTGAGTCGATGGGCTTTGAATTTTGGGGATTGGAATATATCTCTGCGGGTCGGCACTCGACTCTGCGCCTTTTTGTTGATCGGGAAGGCGGCATTAATGTTGACGACTGTGCCGATATCAGTCATCAGGTCAGCGCGATTATGGATGTCGAAGATCCGATCTCCGGTGCCTATAATCTTGAGGTCTCTTCACCGGGTCTGGATCGTCAGCTGTTCAAACCGGAACAGTTTGCCCGTTATCAGGGACAGACGGTTCAGATTCGCAGCGCGGTCGATATTCTCGGGCGCAAGCGTTTTAAAGGGAAAATGCTTAAGGTTGATGATCAAGGTGTCGAGATTGAAGTGGACGGTGAAATTTATCCGATTCCATTCGACGAGATTGAAAAAGCCAATCTGGTACCGGAATTTTAA
- the dnaE gene encoding DNA polymerase III subunit alpha, producing MPQFVHLHLHSEYSVIDGTLGIKPLVSLAQTDNQPAVALTDINNMFALVKFYGAAMGAGIKPVLGAEVLIEDEQGAVFPVVLLVQNEQGYLNLSHMISQSNLHHQKTYQYAELGMIPKTMLAELNEGLIALSAGRLGDVGSALLSQNQELIEERLNWWREYFPDRYYLELIRTDREHEEAYIQLALQTAEQWQLPVVATNDVRFAREEDFEAHEVRTCIHDGFVLEDPKRPKRYSPQQYFRTSEEMVALFADIPEAIANTVEIAKRCSLNLTLGTYFLPDFPIPEGMTMDEFFVQESHKGLDERLAFLFGGEPVEIQQQKRQEYYDRIKFELDIILQMGFPGYFLIVADFIQWAKNHQIPVGPGRGSGAGSLVAYALKITDLDPIEYDLLFERFLNPERVSMPDFDVDFCMDRRDEVIDYVSRHYGRDHVSQIVTFGTMAAKAVVRDVGRVLGLGYGAVDGIAKLIPNELGIKLKDAIEQEPDMQAKRDSDEDAAQLLELALKLEGTVRNTGKHAGGVVIGPKPLDHFCPLSCEVDGSGVVTQLDKNDVEYAGLVKFDFLGLRTLTIIDWALQSINGNKQPGDEGFLDIARIPIDDEPTFDLIKTGKTTGIFQLESSGMQNLIVKLRPDCFEDIIALVALFRPGPLDSGMVDNFINRKHGKEAVAYPDPQYQHESLQPILEPTYGVILYQEQVMQIAQVLAGYSLGGADLLRRAMGKKKPEEMAKQRSVFKEGAIGIGVDGDLAMKIFDLVEKFAGYGFNKSHSAAYALVSYQSAWLKTHYPAEFMAAQISSDMDNTEKVVHMVNECLAMTLTVLPPNINTGEIHFKPYGDRTVNYGLGAIKGVGGAALEGVIAERRENGPFKDLFDFCLRAGKKVNKRVVEALVRSGAMDVLHGNRQAMLETIPTAMKQAEQQLKNNETGQNDLFGDMFAEEQESTSQLADVAEMSQKLRLKGEKETLGLYMTGHPIDIYQDEINGLVDSPLIQMKPERWKKRWGAGLVVDLRVKITKKGTKMAIVTIDDKTSRMDVTMRPAIYEQIQNELAVDKVIMVYGEVREDTFNGGVKFEAEQIVSLAEARVEKGLALELNVTVEELDEQRMQTLQQMVSPFCNEIGLPLQIQYRNQQAQALLKTRQLYYPDDDLLEVLNAQGWQPKVLSR from the coding sequence ATGCCTCAATTTGTTCATCTTCATCTTCATTCCGAATATTCCGTCATCGACGGAACGCTTGGCATTAAGCCGCTTGTTTCTCTAGCGCAAACCGATAATCAGCCGGCAGTGGCATTGACCGATATAAATAATATGTTCGCGTTGGTGAAATTCTACGGCGCGGCAATGGGGGCGGGGATCAAACCGGTTCTCGGTGCCGAGGTTCTGATTGAAGATGAACAGGGTGCGGTTTTTCCGGTGGTTCTTCTGGTTCAGAACGAGCAAGGGTATCTCAACCTGTCACATATGATTTCTCAGTCTAATCTGCACCATCAGAAAACCTATCAGTACGCGGAACTCGGCATGATTCCGAAAACGATGCTTGCCGAGTTGAATGAGGGCCTGATTGCGTTGTCGGCCGGTCGATTGGGGGATGTGGGCAGTGCATTGCTGTCACAGAATCAGGAACTGATTGAAGAACGCCTTAACTGGTGGCGCGAGTATTTTCCGGATCGTTATTATCTGGAGTTGATCCGTACCGACCGTGAACATGAAGAGGCTTATATTCAGCTGGCGTTGCAAACTGCCGAGCAGTGGCAGCTGCCTGTAGTGGCAACCAACGACGTGCGTTTTGCAAGAGAGGAAGATTTCGAAGCGCACGAAGTCCGCACCTGTATTCACGACGGTTTTGTTCTGGAAGACCCGAAACGGCCGAAACGTTACTCTCCGCAACAGTATTTCCGTACTTCGGAAGAGATGGTTGCACTTTTTGCGGACATTCCGGAAGCGATTGCCAATACGGTCGAAATTGCAAAACGCTGTAGCCTGAATCTGACCTTGGGGACCTATTTCCTTCCGGACTTCCCGATTCCCGAGGGGATGACAATGGACGAGTTCTTTGTTCAGGAAAGTCATAAGGGATTGGACGAACGTCTGGCTTTTCTGTTTGGTGGAGAACCCGTCGAAATTCAACAGCAAAAAAGGCAGGAGTACTACGACCGGATTAAATTCGAACTGGATATTATTCTGCAGATGGGATTCCCGGGGTACTTCCTGATCGTTGCCGACTTCATCCAGTGGGCCAAGAATCATCAGATTCCGGTTGGGCCGGGACGGGGTTCCGGTGCCGGTTCCCTCGTCGCCTATGCACTGAAAATCACCGATCTGGATCCGATTGAATATGACCTGCTTTTTGAGCGTTTCCTGAACCCGGAACGTGTTTCCATGCCCGATTTCGACGTTGACTTCTGTATGGATCGACGCGACGAGGTGATTGATTATGTTTCGCGACATTACGGACGCGATCACGTTTCACAGATCGTCACTTTCGGAACCATGGCCGCCAAGGCGGTGGTGCGTGATGTCGGGCGTGTACTGGGACTTGGCTACGGAGCGGTCGACGGGATCGCCAAACTGATTCCGAATGAACTGGGAATCAAGCTCAAGGACGCCATCGAGCAAGAACCGGATATGCAGGCCAAGCGCGATTCCGACGAAGATGCGGCGCAGCTGTTGGAGTTGGCGCTCAAGTTGGAAGGAACCGTGCGAAATACCGGTAAGCACGCCGGGGGCGTCGTAATCGGGCCGAAGCCGCTGGATCATTTCTGTCCGCTGTCGTGTGAAGTGGACGGAAGCGGGGTGGTAACTCAGTTGGACAAAAACGACGTCGAATATGCTGGTCTGGTTAAGTTCGACTTCTTGGGGCTGCGTACGCTGACCATTATTGATTGGGCCTTGCAGTCCATCAACGGCAACAAACAACCGGGTGATGAAGGCTTTCTGGATATTGCACGTATTCCGATCGACGATGAACCGACTTTCGATCTGATCAAGACCGGTAAGACCACCGGGATTTTCCAGCTGGAATCTTCCGGGATGCAGAATCTGATCGTTAAATTACGTCCCGACTGTTTCGAAGACATTATCGCTTTGGTCGCGCTTTTCCGTCCGGGGCCGCTGGATTCAGGGATGGTGGATAACTTCATCAACCGTAAACACGGTAAAGAGGCGGTCGCTTATCCTGATCCACAATATCAGCACGAAAGTCTGCAACCGATTCTGGAACCGACCTATGGGGTTATCCTCTATCAGGAGCAGGTTATGCAGATCGCTCAGGTGCTGGCCGGTTACTCTCTTGGTGGGGCGGATTTGCTGCGCCGTGCGATGGGTAAAAAGAAACCGGAAGAGATGGCGAAGCAGCGCTCGGTCTTTAAAGAGGGTGCCATCGGTATCGGTGTGGACGGCGACCTTGCGATGAAGATCTTCGACCTGGTGGAGAAGTTTGCCGGTTACGGTTTCAATAAATCCCACTCCGCCGCTTATGCATTGGTTTCTTATCAGTCGGCGTGGTTAAAAACCCATTACCCGGCCGAATTCATGGCCGCGCAGATTTCCTCGGATATGGATAACACTGAAAAAGTGGTTCATATGGTGAATGAATGTCTGGCAATGACCTTGACGGTGCTGCCGCCGAACATCAATACCGGCGAAATTCATTTCAAACCTTATGGCGATCGCACCGTTAATTACGGTCTGGGGGCGATTAAAGGCGTCGGCGGCGCGGCACTCGAAGGTGTGATTGCCGAACGCCGCGAAAACGGTCCTTTCAAGGATCTGTTTGATTTCTGTTTGCGAGCCGGTAAAAAGGTTAATAAACGTGTGGTCGAAGCGCTGGTGCGATCCGGGGCGATGGATGTCTTGCACGGAAACCGCCAGGCCATGCTGGAAACCATTCCGACTGCGATGAAGCAGGCCGAGCAGCAGCTTAAAAACAACGAAACAGGACAGAACGATCTGTTTGGCGACATGTTTGCTGAGGAGCAAGAGAGTACTTCGCAGCTGGCCGATGTTGCCGAGATGTCGCAGAAGTTACGTCTCAAAGGCGAGAAGGAAACACTGGGTCTGTACATGACCGGTCACCCGATTGATATCTATCAGGATGAAATTAACGGTTTGGTGGATTCGCCGCTTATTCAGATGAAACCGGAGCGCTGGAAAAAACGTTGGGGTGCCGGACTGGTGGTTGACTTAAGAGTCAAAATCACCAAAAAAGGTACAAAAATGGCGATCGTCACCATTGATGATAAAACTTCGCGAATGGACGTAACCATGCGTCCGGCGATTTACGAACAGATTCAAAATGAACTGGCGGTCGATAAGGTGATTATGGTTTACGGTGAAGTTCGCGAAGATACCTTTAACGGCGGTGTGAAATTCGAAGCCGAACAGATCGTTAGTCTGGCGGAAGCCCGTGTCGAGAAAGGGCTGGCCCTGGAGCTGAATGTGACGGTAGAAGAGCTTGACGAACAGCGTATGCAGACGTTGCAGCAGATGGTTTCGCCATTCTGCAACGAGATCGGACTGCCGTTGCAGATACAGTATCGCAATCAGCAGGCACAGGCGCTTCTGAAGACTAGGCAGCTGTATTACCCGGATGACGATCTGCTTGAAGTGCTCAACGCACAAGGCTGGCAACCGAAGGTACTTTCCCGATAA
- a CDS encoding putative nucleotidyltransferase substrate binding domain-containing protein: MAIEQHYQFLQNVTPFDRLPESQLMAIAQTFDVLYYPKGEVVELSEPCLLLVIKGVIQEAQDAKVMAKYANGAYFNEASLLQSETNRSAVIQYKVLEEAILYRVPQAVFLETIQSFADFKAHFYSNIVDKLNAWHQQRQQVAATEVMMEAVCSAPIQPLVVVNADASVSEAARKMVENKTDCCLIDLGDLQESQDTRWAILTSTDILRFTAHQCERDSISSAVEFRARDLANKPLQTVHELEYLFNALLKMTRFQIDRLVVRREKNNGEIEYSGFLHLKDLMGVFANQSALVLLKIEQANSVDDLAELSNQLDDLVVTLHLKGIKVHYIAKLINELHRKIIQRLISLLLPNDLHSKVAVMLLGSEGRSEQLLRTDQDNALLFVDDLSAEEKTQLLDFSVAFNQAMLQLGFPPCPGGIMLNQPTWRQSQSGFKAQLRDWLDRPSMESFMRLAIFADAQIVFGQATLLEIQRKFMAQRLADTPLFLRHFAKVALQFETPVSFFGGFITRQSEQGAVIDIKKGAIFPIVHGVRVLALEHGIQECNTHWRIKGLMDLGVFEAAQGIELGETLNYFNGLRLDAMLRQKDNAAPGEDGDGALNNDVALDDLTHLQQDILKQALQVVNQFKSFLQQHFKLRELM, encoded by the coding sequence ATGGCCATAGAGCAGCATTACCAGTTTTTACAGAATGTGACGCCGTTTGACCGTCTGCCAGAATCGCAATTGATGGCGATTGCACAGACATTCGATGTGCTTTATTACCCGAAAGGCGAAGTTGTCGAGCTGTCCGAACCTTGTTTACTGCTGGTGATAAAGGGTGTGATCCAGGAAGCTCAAGATGCTAAAGTCATGGCTAAATATGCAAACGGAGCCTACTTTAACGAAGCTTCTCTGCTCCAGAGTGAAACGAATCGGTCTGCCGTGATCCAGTATAAAGTGCTGGAAGAGGCGATCTTATACCGCGTTCCGCAAGCGGTGTTCCTTGAAACCATTCAATCCTTTGCTGACTTCAAGGCGCATTTTTATTCCAATATCGTCGATAAACTCAATGCGTGGCATCAGCAGCGACAACAGGTGGCCGCAACCGAAGTGATGATGGAGGCAGTCTGCTCTGCACCGATTCAGCCGTTGGTTGTGGTTAATGCGGACGCCAGTGTGTCCGAAGCGGCGCGGAAAATGGTAGAGAATAAGACAGACTGTTGCCTGATTGATTTGGGTGATTTACAGGAGAGTCAGGATACGCGCTGGGCAATTTTAACCTCGACTGATATCTTGCGTTTTACGGCACATCAGTGCGAGCGGGATTCCATTTCTTCGGCAGTCGAGTTCAGAGCGCGTGATTTGGCTAATAAGCCATTACAGACAGTCCATGAACTGGAATATCTATTTAATGCGTTATTGAAAATGACCCGGTTTCAGATTGATCGTCTGGTTGTCCGCCGTGAAAAAAACAACGGCGAAATCGAATATTCGGGTTTTCTGCACCTTAAGGATCTGATGGGAGTGTTTGCCAATCAATCTGCTCTGGTGTTGCTTAAGATCGAACAGGCAAACTCTGTCGACGACCTGGCCGAACTTTCCAATCAGTTGGACGATTTGGTCGTTACCTTGCATCTCAAAGGGATTAAGGTGCACTATATCGCCAAGCTAATTAACGAACTGCACCGGAAAATTATCCAACGGCTGATTTCACTTCTACTGCCGAACGATCTGCATTCCAAGGTGGCGGTGATGCTGCTGGGTTCGGAGGGACGTTCCGAGCAGCTGCTGAGAACGGATCAGGATAATGCATTGTTGTTTGTCGATGATCTCAGTGCCGAGGAAAAAACGCAGTTGTTAGATTTCTCCGTAGCCTTTAATCAGGCAATGCTGCAACTCGGTTTTCCGCCTTGTCCGGGAGGGATAATGCTCAATCAACCGACATGGCGCCAGTCGCAAAGCGGTTTTAAGGCGCAATTGCGAGACTGGCTGGATAGACCTTCAATGGAAAGCTTTATGCGCTTGGCTATTTTTGCCGATGCACAAATTGTTTTCGGTCAGGCGACTCTGCTTGAGATACAACGTAAATTTATGGCGCAGCGTCTGGCAGATACGCCGCTTTTTTTGCGCCATTTCGCCAAGGTTGCGTTGCAGTTCGAAACCCCGGTGAGTTTTTTCGGCGGCTTTATCACTCGACAATCGGAACAAGGCGCTGTCATCGACATCAAGAAGGGCGCTATTTTCCCCATTGTTCACGGCGTCCGGGTTCTGGCGTTGGAACACGGAATCCAAGAGTGCAATACGCATTGGCGAATCAAGGGGCTAATGGATCTTGGTGTTTTTGAAGCGGCGCAAGGAATCGAGCTGGGAGAGACGCTGAATTACTTCAACGGACTGCGTCTTGACGCTATGCTGCGGCAAAAGGACAATGCCGCACCGGGTGAAGACGGTGATGGCGCTCTGAACAATGACGTGGCGTTGGATGATTTAACGCATTTACAACAGGATATTCTCAAACAGGCGCTGCAGGTCGTCAATCAGTTCAAGAGTTTTCTTCAACAGCATTTCAAACTGCGTGAATTGATGTAA
- a CDS encoding cation acetate symporter, with translation MAQVFKYLGAFIALALLPVAAMAAGAIEGGEKQPINWPAITMFVIFVGGTLYITYWAAQRTKSAKDFYAAGGGITGFQNGLALAGDYMSAASFLGITGMVYLKGYDGLIFAIGFLVGWPIMLFLMSERLRNLGKFTFADVAAYRFKQTPIRVLAAFGGIAVVILYLIAQMVGAGKLIELLFGLDFNYAVLLVGALIIAYVTFGGMLATTWVQIIKAVLLLAGATFIAIMVMYYMDFSFETLFKTAVENRNGDMNILFSGGFVSDPVNAISLGIALMFGTAGLPHILMRFFTVPDAKEARKSVFFATGFIGYFYILAFIIGFGAVALVVGSEYFAGDKLVGGNNMAAIHLSHVVGGDFFLGFISAVAFATILAVVSGLTLAGASALSHDIYANVINKNATEAQETKVARISTLVIGALAILFGIGFKDQNIAFVVALAFTIAASANFPVLIMSMFWSGMTTRGAVIGGWLGLISAVVMVVLGPVVWTQILQMGEAVVPYKFPALFTVAIAFVSIWFFSITDKSARAKEDKEGFEAQFIRSQTGIGAESASEH, from the coding sequence ATGGCACAAGTCTTTAAATACTTAGGTGCTTTTATTGCACTGGCTTTATTGCCTGTGGCTGCGATGGCGGCCGGAGCGATTGAAGGTGGCGAAAAGCAGCCGATTAACTGGCCTGCGATTACCATGTTCGTTATTTTTGTTGGCGGTACTCTTTATATCACCTATTGGGCGGCACAGCGTACCAAATCCGCTAAGGATTTCTATGCGGCCGGTGGTGGTATTACCGGTTTCCAGAACGGTCTGGCACTGGCGGGTGACTATATGTCAGCGGCGTCCTTCCTGGGTATTACCGGGATGGTATACCTTAAAGGGTATGACGGTCTGATTTTCGCAATCGGTTTCCTGGTTGGTTGGCCGATTATGCTGTTCTTGATGTCCGAGCGTCTGCGTAACCTTGGTAAGTTTACCTTTGCCGACGTTGCCGCTTACCGCTTTAAGCAAACCCCGATTCGTGTCCTTGCGGCTTTCGGTGGTATTGCCGTTGTTATCCTGTATCTGATTGCTCAGATGGTGGGTGCCGGTAAACTGATCGAGCTATTGTTCGGTCTGGACTTCAACTATGCGGTTCTATTGGTGGGTGCGCTGATCATTGCTTATGTTACCTTCGGTGGTATGTTGGCGACGACTTGGGTACAGATCATTAAAGCGGTTCTGCTGCTTGCCGGTGCGACCTTCATCGCTATTATGGTTATGTACTACATGGACTTCAGCTTCGAAACACTGTTTAAGACGGCTGTTGAAAACCGTAATGGTGATATGAATATCCTGTTCTCCGGTGGTTTTGTCTCCGATCCGGTTAATGCGATTTCACTGGGTATTGCTCTGATGTTCGGTACTGCGGGTCTGCCGCACATCCTGATGCGATTCTTTACCGTTCCGGATGCAAAGGAAGCCCGTAAATCTGTGTTCTTCGCAACTGGTTTCATCGGTTACTTCTATATCCTGGCGTTCATTATCGGTTTCGGTGCCGTTGCTCTGGTCGTCGGTTCTGAATATTTTGCCGGTGATAAGCTGGTTGGCGGTAACAATATGGCTGCTATCCACTTGTCGCATGTTGTCGGTGGAGACTTCTTCCTAGGCTTTATCTCGGCGGTTGCATTTGCCACCATTCTTGCCGTGGTTTCAGGTCTGACTCTGGCAGGGGCTTCGGCGCTATCGCATGATATTTATGCGAACGTAATCAATAAAAACGCGACGGAAGCGCAGGAAACCAAGGTTGCCCGTATTTCGACGCTGGTTATCGGTGCTCTGGCAATTCTGTTCGGTATCGGGTTTAAAGATCAGAACATCGCATTCGTGGTTGCTCTGGCCTTTACCATTGCGGCATCGGCAAACTTCCCAGTATTGATTATGTCCATGTTCTGGTCGGGTATGACCACTCGTGGGGCGGTTATCGGTGGTTGGCTGGGTCTGATCTCGGCCGTTGTCATGGTTGTTCTAGGTCCGGTTGTCTGGACGCAGATCCTGCAAATGGGTGAAGCGGTTGTTCCATACAAATTCCCGGCTCTGTTTACTGTTGCGATCGCTTTTGTTTCGATCTGGTTCTTCTCGATTACCGATAAGTCCGCTCGTGCAAAAGAAGATAAAGAAGGTTTCGAGGCGCAGTTCATTCGCTCGCAAACCGGTATTGGTGCAGAATCTGCATCCGAGCACTAA
- a CDS encoding DUF485 domain-containing protein, producing MDQEKIEKIKNLPEYQQLVKERTSLAWILSGAMLVVYYGFILLLAFNPEFFTTIVSGEHISIGFPLGVAIIVFAFLLTGYYVKKANADFDELTAKIKKEVE from the coding sequence TTGGATCAAGAGAAAATCGAGAAGATTAAAAATCTTCCAGAGTATCAACAACTGGTCAAGGAGCGTACGAGCCTTGCCTGGATTCTGTCCGGAGCAATGCTGGTCGTATACTACGGCTTTATTTTGTTATTGGCGTTCAATCCTGAGTTCTTTACCACCATTGTTTCCGGCGAACATATTTCCATCGGATTCCCGTTGGGTGTGGCGATCATCGTATTTGCCTTCCTGTTAACCGGTTACTATGTCAAAAAAGCGAATGCGGATTTTGACGAGCTGACTGCAAAAATCAAGAAAGAGGTGGAGTAA